A single Kineococcus endophyticus DNA region contains:
- a CDS encoding AAA family ATPase: MFYGPPGTGKTFVARKLAGHLARGGGVVEKVHFHPSYAYEDFNEGSRGRAGAPGAEGGRARRQRRSRDRGR, translated from the coding sequence GTGTTCTACGGACCCCCCGGAACGGGCAAGACGTTCGTCGCCCGCAAGCTCGCCGGCCACCTCGCCCGTGGGGGCGGTGTCGTGGAGAAGGTGCACTTTCACCCCTCCTACGCCTACGAGGACTTCAATGAGGGGTCTCGAGGTCGAGCAGGTGCGCCGGGAGCCGAAGGCGGTCGAGCACGTCGGCAACGGCGGTCACGAGACCGGGGTCGGTGA